From Cucumis melo cultivar AY chromosome 1, USDA_Cmelo_AY_1.0, whole genome shotgun sequence, a single genomic window includes:
- the LOC103500434 gene encoding uncharacterized membrane protein At4g09580-like, whose protein sequence is MAASRNVGMRDEEKLKEDDSPTAKKPKFERFPLTKWELAAALGIFLLCSTGLLCVYLTMPSAEYQSVKLPRTLSDLRVLKDLFANYAKDHPAQFILGYCSTYIFMQTFMIPGTIFMSLLAGALFGVIRGLLLVVFNATAGASSCFFLSKLIGRPLVYWMWPEKLKLFQAEIAKHREKLLNYMLFLRITPTLPNLFINLASPIVDIPFHVFFLATLIGLVPASYITVRAGLALGELKSVKDLYDFKTLSVLFFIGFISILPTLLKRKRVYE, encoded by the exons ATGGCGGCTTCGAGGAATGTGGGGATGAGGGATGAGGAGAAACTGAAGGAAGATGACTCTCCGACGGCCAAGAAGCCTAAATTTGAAAGGTTTCCATTGACGAAATGGGAGCTAGCGGCTGCTCTCGGCATCTTCCTTCTCTGCTCCACTGGCCTTCTTTGTGTGTACTTGACAATGCCCTCTGCAGAATACCAGAGCGTTAAGCTCCCACGAACACTTTCGGATCTCCGTGTTCTTAA GGATCTCTTTGCAAATTATGCCAAAGATCATCCAGCACAATTCATTCTAGGTTATTGCTCTACCTACATATTCATGCAAACATTCATGATTCCTGGAACAATTTTCATGTCATTGCTTGCTGGAGCTCTATTTGGGGTTATCAGAGGCCTTCTATTAGTTGTATTTAATGCAACGGCTGGGGCATCCTCTTGCTTTTTTCTCTCTAAGTTGATTGGAAGACCTTTAGTTTATTGGATGTGGCCTGAAAAGTTGAAATTGTTCCAGGCAGAG ATAGCAAAGCATCGAGAAAAGCTACTCAATTATATGCTATTTCTTAGGATAACACCAACATTACCAAATCTTTTTATCAACTTGGCTTCGCCTATTGTTGACATCCCTTTTCATGTTTTCTTCTTGGCAACTTTAATTGGCCTTGTTCCAGCATCCTATATCACAGTCAGG GCTGGACTTGCACTTGGAGAGCTTAAATCGGTCAAGGATTTATACGATTTCAAAACTTTGTCTGTGCTTTTCTTTATTGGCTTTATCTCCATTCTACCTACACTTCTAAAGAGGAAGCGAGTATACGAATGA
- the LOC103500436 gene encoding 50S ribosomal protein L21, chloroplastic, with protein sequence MASLTLSLCANFSLQCRLSTNHSLPLSTPFPSSSSNHHFPLSTSSSSLKLSSSRSAFSFLLNSSDSETAVIDSDPDASQALEIPSQQTPNREEIFAVVMIGSRQYIVFPGRYIHTQRLKGANVNDKITLNKVLLVGTKTQTYIGKPVVTNAAVHAVVEEQGLDDKVIVFKYKKKKNYRRNIGHRQPNTRIRITEISGYQDYPATTLES encoded by the exons ATGGCGTCTCTTACTCTTTCCCTCTGCGCCAATTTCTCCCTTCAATGCCGACTCTCCACCAACCATAGTCTACCTTTATCCACCCCATTTCCCTCTTCTAGTTCCAACCATCATTTCCCCCTTTCCACTTCATCATCTTCCCTCAAGCTCTCTTCTTCCCGCTCTGCATTCTCCTTCCTCCTCAACTCCTCCGACTCTGAAACCGCCGTAATCGACTCTGACCCTGACGCTTCTCAAGCCCTTGAAATCCCCTCCCAACAGACCCCCAACCGCGAGGAAATCTTTGCGGTTGTTATG ATTGGATCCCGCCAATATATAGTCTTTCCAGGGCGTTATATTCATACCCAGAGGCTGAAAGGGGCTAACGTCAATGATAAG ATAACTCTGAACAAGGTTTTGCTCGTGGGAACAAAAACTCAGACATACATTGGAAAACCAGTAGTTACAAATGCCGCCGTTCATGCTGTTGTTGAGGAGCAG GGATTAGATGACAAGGTAATTGTCTTCAAgtacaagaaaaagaaaaactaccGACGAAACATTGGGCACCGTCAG CCCAATACGCGAATTAGGATAACTGAAATCTCTGGATATCAAGACTACCCAGCAACCACGCTCGAGTCGTAG